CGCGGACGCCGCGCGCGAAGTTGAGGGCGTGCTGCCAGGTGACCCGGCCGTCGCCGGCCACGCTCGCCGTCGCGTCGGTGTCGACGGCCGCGTAGTGCGTCGCCATGCAGTTGGCGTCGGCCAACCAGACGAGGCCGGTCAACGCATCCGAGATCGTGCCGTCGGCGGCCGCGACGAAACGCGGCGAAGGCCAGGCCAGACCCGCGCGCTCGTCAGCGTCTTGACCGGTGCCATCGCAGTCCAGCGCCGCCCCCAGGGCCGAGTAGCAGCCTCGCTGTCCCGTCTGCGCCAGGCGGGTCGATAGCACGACCTTGGCGTCAGGCGAGCTCGCGTCGCCCCGCGCCGCCTCGCCGGCGTCCCCGGTGGTAGCATCCGCGCCGCGCTCGGCCCTCGACGCATCGGCCATCGCATCGGCGACCGGCAGCGCGCGATCGGGAAGGCCCGCGTCGACCGAGCGCGCGCCCCCGCCATCGCTGCAGGCGCAGCACAAACAGATCAGGCTGAGGCCCGCCCGCGCAAGGATCGGATACATGCTTGGCCCCTCCGATTGTCAGCAATGAAGGAGGCTACCAGAGAAAAGAAGAAGGGTCCCCCAAGGGTCCCGACCCAGGGTGAGCGCATCCAAACGCGAAAAGGGTCCCGACCCGGGTTACGAAAAGCGAAAAGGGTCCCGACCCGGGTTGATAAAAGCCCAAGGGCCCCGACCCGCCAAGGGCCCCGACCCGGGTTGAAGAAGGGCCCCGAGAACCGAGAAGGGCCCCGACCCAGAGGGCCCCGACCCGGGTTGATGGGTTCGGCCCAAGGGCCCCAAGGGCCCCGACCCGGGTTGATGGGTTCGAAGGGTCCCGACCCGGGTTGATGAAAAAGGGTCCCGACCTAAAAGGGTCCCGACCCGGGTTGATAAAAGGGTCCCGACCCGTAAAAGCGAGAAGCCCAAGGGCTGACCCGGGTTGAAGGCCCAAGGGCCCCAACCCGCCCAAGGCCCCGACCCGGGTTGAAGAAGGGCCCCGAGAAACCGAAAGGGCCCCGAGAAGGGCCCCGACCCGGGTTGATGGGTTCGGCCCAAGGGCCCCAAGGGCCCTGACCCGACTAAAGGGTCCCGACCCGGGTTGATAAAGGGTCCCGACCCGGGTTGATAAAAGGGTCCCGACCCGTAAAAGCGAGAAGCCCAAGGGCCCCGACCCGGGTTAGGGCCCCGACCCGCAAAAGGGTCCCGACCCGGGTTGATAAAACCCAAGGGCCCCGACCCGGGTTAGGGCCCCGACCCGCAAAAGGGTCCCGACCCGGGTTGATAAAAGGGTCCCGGCGAAAGCCCAAGGGCCCCGACCCGGGTTGATGGGTTCGGGATACGCGCGGTCAGGGTGCACCGGAGGTGCGACGCGCGAAGGTGCGCGTGACAGGGGCCAGACGCGGGACGCGATTGACCACGACGGCGCCGACTGACGCTGGTTTCAGGGGCGTGAGGGGGCGTATTTGCGCGCCTGAACGCAGCCAGCCCCTCTCAGCGTGGCGAGGCGCGAGGCACGAGGGCAGCGGGGAGCGCGCGGGCCGCGTGGACCTGGCCTCAGGGTGCCTGGGCGCAACAGGCGCCGGCGTACAGCCGCAGCGCGTATGACAAGGGCCCCGACCCGGGTTGATTGAGAAAGGGCCCCGACCCGCATGAAGGGCCCCAGTGAAGGGCCCCGACCCGCCAAGGGTCCCGACCCGGGTTGAAAAAAAGGGTCCCGACCCGGGTTGATGGGTTCGAGGAAAAGTGGCATTCCCCCGGTTCAGTTGACACCCTACAGGGGGCGAATCGGCCCCGATGGAGTGTCAGATGAAACGACGAAACTTCAGCGCCTCGTTCAGAGAGGAGGCCGTGAAGCTGGTGAGGGAGGGGGGCCGTAGCGCCGGCAAGGCAGCCAAGGAGCTGGGACTCAGCGAGTCGGCTCTGCGCCGCTGGATAGAGGCTAGCGACGTCGAGCAGGGAAGCAAGGCAGGGCTGACCATGGCCGAGAAATCCGAGATACGCGAGCTCAAGCGCGAGAACGCCACGCTACGGATGGAGCGCGATATTCTAAAAAAAGCGGTGAGCTTCTTCGCCAAGGAAAATCAATGAGATTCGCGTTCATTGATGCGGAGAAGCGCCGCTATCCGCTGCCGGTGTTGTGCCGAGTGATGCAGGTGACCCGGGGTGGCTATTACGCCTGGCACCATCGCGAGCCCAGCGCACGGCGTCAGCGCGATGCCGAGCTGCTCGTGACAAGGGCCCCGACCCGGGTTGATTGAGAAAAGGGGGCGAATCGGCCCCGATGGAGTGTCAGATGAAACGACGAAACTTCAGCGCCTCGTTCAGAGAGGAGGCCGTGAAGCTGGTGAGGGAGGGGGGCCGTAGCGCCGGCAAGGCAGCCAAGGAGCTGGGACTCAGCGAGTCGGCTCTGCGCCGCTGGATAGAGGCTAGCGACGTCGAGCAGGGAAGCAAGGCAGGGCTGACCATGGCCGAGAAATCCGAGATACGCGAGCTCAAGCGCGAGAACGCCACGCTACGGATGGAGCGCGATATTCTAAAAAAAGCGGTGAGCTTCTTCGCCAAGGAAAATCAATGAGATTCGCGTTCATTGATGCGGAGAAGCGCCGCTATCCGCTGCCGGTGTTGTGCCGAGTGATGCAGGTGACCCGGGGTGGCTATTACGCCTGGCACCATCGCGAGCCCAGCGCACGGCGTCAGCGCGATGCCGAGCTGCTCGAGAGGATTCGCGCGTTCTACGAGGCCAGTGGCAAGTGCTACGGCAGCCCGCGTATCTTCGATGACCTGCGTGCAGCACGGGAGCCGGTCAGCGAAAAGCGCGTCGCTCGCCTGATGCGGCAAGCTGGCCTCGTGGGCAAGCACCGGCGAATATTCACCTCCACCACCGACAGCAGTCACGACATCCCGGTTGCGCCAAACCTGCTGAATCGGCAGTTCCACGCGCCACGGCCCAATGTTGTCTGGGCCTCCGACATCACCCAGCTGGCGACGCCAGAGGGTTGGCTGTACCTTGCCGTGGTACTGGACTTGTTTGCTCGCGCCGTCGTCGGATGGGCGCTGCGCAACGACATCACACGGCACTTGGTGCTCGAGGCGGTACGGATGGCGATCGCGGTCAGGCGCCCTGCCTCGGGGCTCGTCTTTCACTCGGATCGTGGCAGTCAGTACGCGGCTAACGACACTGAGCAGCTGTTGCGGGCCCACGGCATGAGGCCGAGCATGAGCGGCCTCGGCAACTGCTACGATAACGCGGTCTCCGAATCGTTTTTTGCGGCCTGCAAGAACGAGCTCGGCGACACCTTCCCCTCGCGCCGCCAGGGTCGTAGCGACGCGTTCGTATTCATCGAGACCTACTACAACCCCCGTCGACGTCACAGTTTCAACGGCAATCTCTCACCGCTGGACTGCGAGGCCTTCTTTGCGCGTAACGGTCGACGCCCCACCGGCGTCAAGGACCTGCTTGCCGAGGCCGACCGCCTGCTGCACAACACCAACTCACTGCGCGAGGGGCGCGTCGTCCCCTATGCCGGAGATAGCATCCTCTCCATCCACCGCGGTCCGAACTCGATGCCCGAGGGCCTTCAACCTTCTATCTAACCTGTCAACTGAATCGGGGGAGGCCTATCCTCTTTGAACGAGGCGCTGAAGTTTCGTCGTTTCATCTGACACTCCATCGAGGCCGATTCGCCCCCTGTAGGGTGTCAACTGAACCGGGGGTAATGCCACCCCGCCATACTCCCCCCAGCCGCGTAGATCGGCTTTGGAGTTCCTACACATGGCTCAGCGCCCGGCCCGTCCCCGTCCCTGAATGCGATGATGCGTCCGTGGTCCCTGATGGCGGCCGCGTCCACGGCGACGCAAACGAGGTCGGCGCCGACGGCCTCGACACGGTGCCTGGCCCGCCCGACACGGTGGCCGCGGCATCGTCTAGGCGATCCCTTCATGGATCGCTGAGCTCGTCCAGCGACCAGACCAGCGCAGCGAGGCGTACTCGAGCGCGGATCGTCGCGGCGCGAGCGTCACCAACCCGATCGCCCCCATCGCGGCGCTCGCTCGACCCGTCGTGAGAGCAACTCAAGAGAGTCGCGGCGGCGGTGATCACGATCGAGTAACGCAGAAAGCGCATCATGGCGGTGTCGGGAGCCGGACATTCGCACGCACAGCGCCGTTGTCCTCCACGACCTGAACGACAGTCCCACTGCTGCCCTGCTTCTGGATCACGACAACCTCCTGATCGCCGTTGTTGTCCACATCCGCGACACACGCCGCGATGAGAACACCGCCAGGGTCCATCTGACTCGTGCAGGTGGGCTTGATGAGCGTGACCGGGGGATCCACGCTCTGGGCCAGTGCCCTCGCCGTTTCCAAGCGGAGGGCTGAATGCGGGCTAGGATCAACAGGGCGCACCGACAGCGTGAAAATGCCGATCACGAGACCGATGGCGACGATGCCCCCCAAGATCGCGCGTCCGCGTCCGACTTTGTCCATGTTTCCTCCTCGCGAACCGTCGTTGTCGTCGTTGAGCAGACCGAGCCTAGCCGGGAAGGGGCCGCGTGTGAAGAAAAGCAAGGACCCTCGTAGGTGCGACGCGCGAAGGTGCGCGTGACAGGGGCCAGACGCGGGACGCGATTGACCACGACGGCGCCGACTGACGCTGGTTTCAGGGGCGTGAGGGGGCGTATTTGCGCGCCTGAACGCAGCCAGCCCCTCTCAGCGTGGCGAGGCGCGAGGCACGAGGGCAGCGGGGAGCGCGCGGGCCGCGCGGACCTGGCCTCAGGGTGCCTGGGCGCAACAGGCGCCGGCGTACAGCCGCAGCGCGTAGGTGCCGAAGGGAAAGGTTGCGCCCCGGTCGCCCGCGCGCCAGCGCAGCCAAGCATCGCGGTAGCCCGCGACGAAATCGCGCAGGCGTTGCAGCGCTTCGATGCGCGCCCACTTGTTCCCACCGGCCACCCGAGGACTCGTTTTACGGCGTGGTTCGGGCCGGCTCGGCGTATCGAACGCCGACTGCCGCAGCACGGCGCGGCGGCCAAGCACGCCCCTGCCCTCCAGGCGGCGTTGGTCTGCAAGCGCCAGCTCGCGCGCAGTGACCGCGTCGGTCAGCAGCGCAACGTACTCATCCGCGTCCAGGTCCACGTACGCGGGCAGCGGAGCTACCGTCAAACTGGCCTCTGCTGGCAGCGGCCCCCGCTCACGGAAGAAGCGCTTCGGCCGCTTGAAAGACTCGGCGCGCCCGATCCGCGCCGGCCGGCTGATCAGCCCCG
Above is a window of Pseudomonadota bacterium DNA encoding:
- a CDS encoding transposase; this translates as MKRRNFSASFREEAVKLVREGGRSAGKAAKELGLSESALRRWIEASDVEQGSKAGLTMAEKSEIRELKRENATLRMERDILKKAVSFFAKENQ